The genome window TCTTGCCGCGCAGCTCGTAGTCCTGTGTCGCCGTCCGCGCGAACTGAATGACGGGCGTCGTCCAGCGTACGACCTCCTCGACGGTGGAATCGACGAGCTCGGCGTCGGCGCGGAGCTTCTCCCATTCGCCCGGGTTCTCGAGCAGTGCGAGCAAACCGCCGGTCATCGCGTTGCGCGTAGTCTCGTTGCCAGCGACGACCAGCAGGAAGAAGTACGACAGCAGCTCGACGGGCGGCAGTGGCGCGTCGTTCACGCGCCCGTTGGCGATGACACTGACGATGTCGGCGGTCGGCTGCGCGCGCCGGCGCTCGACGAGGTCGTTGAAGTACGTGAAGAGCTCGAGCCGCGCGGACTCGATGGTGTCGCGCGGCGTCCCACCGCTCTGGAACTCGGGATCCTGCGGCGCGATGATCTCGTTCGTCCAGCGGAAGAGCCGGTTCCAATCCGCTCGGGGCACACCCAGCATCTCGGCGATGACCGCGATCGTGATGCGGGCCGATATCTCGCGCACGAAGTCGCCCTCGGTCATCCGTGCCGCGTCGTCGAGCACTTCGCGCGTCACACGCGCGACCTTGTCGTCCATGGCGCGGATGGCGCGCGGCGTGAACCACCCGCTTGCGAGGCGCCGGTAGCGGGCATGGTCGGGCGGATCCATGTTGAG of Candidatus Eisenbacteria bacterium contains these proteins:
- a CDS encoding cytochrome P450 translates to MTRELDPATLDVATSEHYEQHGYPHAEWTWLRRNAPVFWYDRPNVEPFWAITKHADIIEISKQPELFLNQPRLAVFTLDLPPPPEGQVRHLLNMDPPDHARYRRLASGWFTPRAIRAMDDKVARVTREVLDDAARMTEGDFVREISARITIAVIAEMLGVPRADWNRLFRWTNEIIAPQDPEFQSGGTPRDTIESARLELFTYFNDLVERRRAQPTADIVSVIANGRVNDAPLPPVELLSYFFLLVVAGNETTRNAMTGGLLALLENPGEWEKLRADAELVDSTVEEVVRWTTPVIQFARTATQDYELRGK